The Plasmodium berghei ANKA genome assembly, chromosome: 5 genomic sequence ataatatttttatttggcattatttaaatgagTGGTTAGCCAATCGAATCCTTCATATAACCCATCTCCTCTTGTAGCACAGGTTGATTGAATGAAcctacaaaaaaaaaataacaataataaaatatataaaaaaaaattaatggcTAGCTGTGTAGATTGATATTCCTTTTTcctatttttcaaaaatatggaTAACTCACCAATTTCGTTCCCTAATCGTGTTAAGGTGTAATTTTTCAGTAACTTCAGCCGCAGACATAGCATTGGGCAAGTCTTGTTTGTTTGCAAATACTAAAATTATTGCATCCTTTAATTCTTCTTCATTTATCATTCTATGAAGCTCTTCACGTGCTGTAATATAAGGGAAAGCATAAATTTAGTAAATtagcaaaaaataaaaaaaaaaataaaaaaaaaataaaattaatagcTAGCTGAATAGCCAAATTTTActatttgatttattttactaaCCATCGTCAATTCTTTCTCTATCATTACTATCTACAACAAATATTAGCCCATCGGTGTTAGAGTAGTAGTGCCTCCATAATGGTCGTATCTGGGAGAAAAAGCATGTACATATGTTTTTCAAAGTATTGGAAAAATTCAACATACAAATTAACAAgttaacaaatatatgaaatgcACACACACGTATGTAAGCATATGTACCTTGTCTTGTCCTCCAACATCCCATACagtaaaagaaatatttctGAATTCAACTGTTTCAACATTGAAACCTGAAGAATAAGGAATTCCGTGTTATAAATGTGCCACATTGTTAGTACATGGGTGTGCAACATTGTAATGAATATGAAAagtaatttattatatcgtgttaatatacatatatgcatgccaatatgtttttatctGTTTTATCAGTTTTTATCtgatgtttttttaattttatttagtaaCGCACCTATAGTAGGAATTGTTGTAACAACTTCTCCTAATTTAACTTTGTATAATATTGTTGTTTTTCCAGCAGCATCTAAGCCCACCATTAAAATTCTAAcatcttttttttgaaacAATCGATTGAATAATCTACTTACTAATAACCCCATTTTAACTAAAAAGTgaagaaatgaaaaaatagaaataaattaatatatattggaAGGAAAAGAAATATCGAGATAGAGTTCACACATTCTTgtatatgataatattataaaatacaCAATTTACATGTACAATAtaatggatatatatataacacacatatatacagAAGCTTTTAATATACACATAATATGGATggatataaatgaaaagtataaagaatttattttaccttatttatatatataataaatatcttaagaaaaattattatttatttttctttaaataaaatagtaaaacaaaattatatactacttaaaattttggtaatgtatatactttttaaatgaaaatgtatGTGCAAtgttattacaaaaaataacacaaattatttattattttgttttgttttttattcacTTAGTATGGATATTAAATAgttgtatattatattaagcatataatgtatttattaacatttaaactatatttattatatgcatacataaAACGTATATGATTACACGTTAGTTTCATGTTATTTGactttcatattttttttaagaaaaataattcatatatatatattttatattaagagtaaaaatatacttttccttttttattcgttttctttttctctttttctCATTTAATGACtaataatgtatattattgtatatttttattattatattttttacaatatattttttttattttattagtttTTCAAAACAATCTAAATTCCACAAATTCTTTGTAAACATATGCAAAACTAAAATTTAGcaaatatgtaataataacatatcATAAAGGgaaattttaaagaaaaacgataaaatacatttttttttatatatacaataataattattatgtatatggaattttattatgtataaatatatttataattatacgcatattttttctataagTTTAacactatattttttatttattttgtttattgccttatatattttatttatatatatgcttttaattatttagaGAAAAAGAGAATATTGATTGCAAAAgggtaataataataataaaacgaaaataaaataatgataaaataaaaaaatatatagtgaAATAATACTATCaaatattgtaaaatactaatatgaaaataaattgaaagaatatcatttttaaaactcGCAAAATTATGAATGGGGAAAAAACATAAGTTGTAAAATTAGgaagtttttttatattaaaaacgCTTTCAGTGCACAACTAAactcttttttatataataatacaaataaaacaaaattgtgtatatatattaactattaaaaaaatgtataaacaAACGAGTTCATTTTCTTAACgatttatttacataaaataatcTTTGCATAATATTAAGGAAGcagcatatatatgcttataCCTTTTATATGAATGTATAACGATATacatatatctatatatttatatactaaTGCAAGGCtgttttactatttttgtttttcaaGCAAAATTCTTAAAAATAACCAAACTTCGAAATACTCTATAAAAACATgctaaataaaaatatataaaaaaataataataataataaattaaaaatacattaaGTACACAAATGCAATACCAGTTTATTAGGTTTTTACTgggaataaaaattgtacaTACATTATACACATAAATGTGTATCAAAATGTGTGCGTATTATAAACACACAAATTAATGAGCTCTTAATATcatctatatataattatattgtttaagtgcacatttttttctttttttttaacttttctatacttataaaataatacaacaATCTTATTGGTAGGGATTAAAGcaatttatcattttttaaattcttaaaaataataaataatcaaatTCATATctttaaaatgaaaaatacacattctttttttgttttaaaaagttgtaaaaaataagcacAACCctttctttaatttttattcccttttaattatgtacaattcatattttattcattaataattatgaatagTCAGGTATAATCACATTATTTTGgctgtttatattttaattaaaataaaatcatattttattacataaTATTTGTGCAAATTCCAGTGTCTCTATATTGTATACTTTATTTAAACATTATGCTTACACACAACGATCAATAagcatatgcatatttttttttcaaaaaatatgtaaattaaaaaaaaataaaaacaaaaaaaaatactataaaatatatgcatttatcGTTCCTTTTGCATTAATTTAGGTTGAaggaaaaagaaataaactATGATACATTATCTGTATATACTTCTATATTGTATACTTACAAAACAGCATCGGCAATTAACAAAGTATCGAATGTGCTCATGTCTTTATTTTAAAGTCTTTTTTGGGGAATATACAACTTCCCCATGTACacgaattatatataagcgtttctaaaatttatatcttttattttcttttaatttccTTTGTTCGCGAAGCATAATGAGGTATTCTTCTTTAATGACTTCTCTAAAGTCTTCTATCCCTATAGACGGTAAGGGCCAGAAAAATAAAGCAAAGAATGAAGCAAAGAATAAAGGAATACGCATAACCGATATACATAAAACGCATGTGCATATGAAAGCATGCCATATTTCTCACCTTCTTCGAAAGCCTTAATAACAGCTAGCCGAGTAGGTACATGCACATTTTGGTGAACAAGTTTTCgaaattctttattttcagGTGTTAAGGCACATAAATTTTCCCATTCTAAATTAACATCATAcacataataattatacttATCATTGTATACACATTCTGTCATTATCTGCATCATTTGATATTCATCATATCGGGGAAATAGACCGGGAGCACATTCACCtccatatttttcttgtaatattttattttcttttaatattttacacTTTGTCCAAAATGGGGGTGGTAATCTATATTGTAAGGTTCGACCTCttgcataaaaaatttttatttgagtatgtatatttgcttgcaaaaatatttcaaataatgGCATTTTAACATCCAGTTTTAAATTTACTATTTTAACTTTTCTTCCAAATTTTTCCTTCACCTTGTTAATCAAACtttccattttttctttatcattttccATGAGTTTACAATATGCACCTAAATTGGATTtaggaaaataaagaaattttttacatgTTATATCTtcgcatatatatatatatatgaaatgaaatatatgataCACATACAAACATTCAAAAGTACGCAATCACTCAATCATATCTAACCCATTTTGGGGGTAacgaaatataaaatatttttttgcttatttttttgaatttcaTAGTTGCAATGATTTATTAAACGAGTTTGTCGCATTATATCCAATACTTTTTCTCGACTTTCATGAGTCAGTTTATAATCATCAATATCCCTTTTTTCATCTTCGTTTTTATTTCGtatttcttcttttataattaaatctTCCCAAGTTTCAACTGGTGGAAGAGGGGGAATATATCTAAGaaagtttaaaaaatatatataataaataaatatataaaaaaaaaaaaatacccatatataaataatgtgAGCTCGAAAGTACTTAAACACAACTTCATATGAGAAGGTCTTATTGTTTCTCTGGTTGGTGTCACTTATTCCGTTTCATATAcctttcattttattatttttattttattgtttttattttattatttttattttattatttttattttattatttttattttattgtttttatctGATGTTTTGCCTACTCGTCATCCGTGAAATATTTGTAGTCATCCAACTCCTCTGCTGCTTTTAGAAAAAACGaaaactttttaaaattattgatAGGGTGATTAAGACTGTGTATTTTCCTAATGATGGGCTTGAACGGATATTTCACATTCTTATATGagataaattttttaacataatTTTCACAGAATGGcgtaaaacatataaataccAGTAAcaacttttttatatatacatatttcgAATAATTTAgcattataaatatgtatatatatgtgtatgtGCATACAAATGGCATATAACCCCtgtttataaatataatttcattataattctattattatagaaaaattaaaggcTAAaggtttattttttcattttaatatgggcccaatatttattatgtaaATGGAAAGTTAATTTCCTCCAAGTGCTCAAGCAtacatatgcataataCTTGTTAGCTACTTCAAcaaatttgataaaaaatatatataccaaaacaaggagaaaaaaaatgatattcaTCAATTTGTGGTAAAATATGTAtcaattaatttttcttattcctttaattatatcgttttaaaattatatattattcttattagttcgtttatataattgaaatatttacatCCATGgctagaaaaaaaaaacagccAAAATGCACTATTAACATGAACagttcatattttttttaatcattAACTGCATAAAATCACAAGTATTGTGTAGATATAAAagtatttgtatatatagtaaTACAGATATATATGAACACAAAACTATATGCCACCTGATAGCAAAAGTTAAATGAGTTTTTGAAAGaagtaatataaataagaataaattattcttagaaaaataaaaaaagtcaCCAATAACTAATAAAATGTGTGCAAAAACTAgccaaaaatataaataaatacaaattatttcacacaaaagaataaatatgaaaaaagaaaaaaaaagtattataATTTCTGTGTTCTATGCAATCTCAAATTGATCAACaagtttttaaaatagtcCGAGGAATTTTGCTTGATTAAATCTGAAACAATAGTTTGAAAATCGAACATGTTTGAGTTATCCTGATTTtgtaataacaatataaacTGTTTAATTGACTCGATATTTACTAGCTCATTAAAACTCGTATTTTcgtttatattattaaaaatatttttttgtaaaaggaaataatttttgcatattttaataaatgtggatgtaaaaatatttaaaaaggaATTAACTTCTTGTGGATCATTTTTAGTAAATATACTCATTTCTCCAATATAAAcatctatattattttcgtcATATTGgctaaataaaatattgttcatattttttttttcattcatATTTTGTTGTAATGTTAGCATTGGAGggttatataataaaaatccatgtaaaattattttcatgatttgtaataaaataaaaaagctAGTTGAAGAATTAAATGTTGGTAATACACATATTGAATCGGATAAATCAATAAGGCATGATAAACATTGTTTGGTAATATTGCAATCATAGCTATTTAAAAGGAATTCAAATGTTggtaataaataattgaaTAAACCTATTTTATCactattaaataaataataataaaaataaattttatttttatctccAGAATATTCTCCAATTATATTGGAATTATGACTAGAATTTGTAGACACAATTAACTCATTAggtattataaataaatttttgcatattttgaaaaaattaaaaatgtattttttatttctatatagCATATCACAATACATCGAATAATCTTCTTCCCTAATATCCGTTTCATTACTCAAATGTGAAttaacttttttaataaattcattttcttgtttaaaataattaaattttttttcaaaaaaaacagaaaatattttagtaAACCAATCAATTATTAACtcattcatatttttattcataattaaatgttttattttttgactcaaaaataaataaattgataatatattatgattaacatatgtatatggaTTATGTTGTAAACCCAAAGATAAGACatcattaaatatattcaatatattattattaataaatataaattcttcctctatatatatttttattacattaCATGCATTTTCATGTAACGatacaaaatttatttttccaaattttttcaaactatcataattattattagttggtctattctttatttgtatattttcaatatttgaaaacgattccgttttttttaagtttttatattttctattatacATAATGGCTATTcctctttctttttttcccaaataaaaataattaatatctgaatataatataggGCATGCTTCAAAAATTAAACTATTTATATCGTTATGTATAAAAccattatatatagatagTATAGATATTGAGTTAGCAAATAAGTTCATAgaaatttgtaaaaattgattttcatttattagtaatatattattatttgctaatttataaatgatatCACTACTTAGTTCTAGATTTCCATAATTTGGaaaatttgataattttatcatattttgtttgttaattattcttttaattttattatatgaaaatttggaaaaaaaattttgtactattttatatgtGTCAAATAAATAGTTTGCTGTAATTAGTGAATTAtcatttgtatataaaaaattatagagATTTTGAAAGTTTGTAACttgtttattaaaattgtttagAAATTCTATTGGTTcattcattataatttgaatatattcGATGTTGTCATTTATATTGTCAACATTAAGTGAAGATATTAAAACAAGAataaaaagagaaaattCTTTGTTATGTTTAAATGACGAAGTAGAAAAAACAGATTCATTTCCTGATCCCATAGATGTAGATTTCTTATACTCAAGAAATGTTTTCAAAATGTTATGAATCATATCATTTGTTAAATggttttttaaattttcaacaattgatgaaaatatagaaaaataatttttttttaattctaaactaaaattatgattattttgtaaaatatttttaaataaattttccaTCATAAAAAACGcatattcttttttataatttaatatatatgaattttcTGAAATAAATTCTaatctttttatttcaaataaaatcaaattttttgatatatttataaaattaataaaatcgTTTTCggatatttgtttataacatgttaataaattatttatacaattattgtctatttcataatatggagaagatttatatttatttatacatttaataatatgcaaTACTAAATTAATACGATTCTTTTCTTCTCtcaaaatttttacattttcattttcatcaaaattcattttatttccattttgttTTCCACACATCTGAATCGattccattttttctttttctttctcAAAAGCTAACAATTTATCGATTTCTTGATCAATACAAATTaacatgttttttttgttttgaaTAAACTGATCCTTTGACCAACTTTCGTTATTAGAATCTGTTGTACATGTAGAAAGTTGATATGAAATTATatcttcatttattttatggtttttttccattattatatttttacaatcttttaatacattaattaaaaatgttaacaTTTCATAATACATTTCCAACAAAGAATAAACAAAACAATCCTTATATTTAATCATTTCGTTGAATAAGTTATCAACATTTATactattataaaatttaaagaaatCACAAAACACATTAACTGCTATATTATATACCTCATGATTCATACCCATTATCGTTTTTATAAGTAAACATATCCGTTGCctcattatattattattaattgaaGCATTGTCTTTTGTTATCATATTCGTATACATTTCAAATTGGAAATtgttatcattattatctaTTTCGTGAATAgtgtatttattatatgcgTCAAACCATTTTTcgttatattcatttatataacttgtaaaaaattgtaacataaattttttatttaaagaatTTGAATCCTTATATATTGGTATTCTTATATACCGTATAAATATGAGAGTAAataatttctttaaatCGTCAATagttattataaataaatcttgattatatttctttgcattatcatcatttaataatgcatttttttctaacttgtaaatattattttgttcattttgaATTTGATCAAGTTGgtgattttttataaaaattaagtctcgatttttttcaaaaatatttttacaaatagttaaaatataaattaagaTATTAACATTTGGAtgatgtatatttttaaatatattaattatatacatatttatacattttattttattttcttttttgtgTAAATAGTTTGATACTGGAATAGCTGATATGTTCATAatcattttaatatacacattttcaaaatcgtaatgttttatatcataataatttaaatctatgttaaaaaatttttctaaaaaattcataagttcattttcattaatttgtaaaaaagttttactatttattttagaTACACCTTCTATTATGtttgaaaatattgttaatattatttcttgtatgtttgaattattaacaaaattattaatgcATTCATTAAAATGTGGAAATTCTATTAGTTCCATATTCTGACttttactatatatataacgtgtatataaataattaaattctTCGGGAGTTATGATAATCAAAGGTTCATTGTTTTGTGTATTTGATAAACTATTGTTAAATgatttttgatatatattttcattttttttcatattattacgAAGCGGCAAAACTAAAACATttagtaaaaaattaataggTGACATATATGAGCtactaaaaaataaatggattggagaaaaaaaagatagcTCCTTAATACATTgcattaataaaataaattcattttttttttttaataaaataaaataataaaaacatgtataaataaaattaaaaagctCATTTATGTCATTTATTATGATTGTTCTAAACATGTTAAACTGTTGTCTTGTTagtatatttgtaaaactATCATTAGTtattgtataaaatatttcttttaaaaaatttatactAATGTGTAATAATGCGctaaaatattcattttttttttcttcttcaaTTCCTTCATTTCcttgtttaaaaaatatttcatgaATTTTTCGTTTCAATTGTATTGGATCTTGAGTTCCCCCTGGCAATGCAAtatattccattttttttttcaaaaacacaaccataaaatataaaataaaattatataaatatcgaaaatatgtataatcaTTATACATGCATATTATGCTTAATATTtgtgaatatttattttttgccGAATTTGAATATGAacgaataaaataacaatcTGAACAgttcataaaatttgacatcaaataattattattttcatttataaatacttccattaaattttttttaaataagtCTAAAGATTtctcttttatatttagcATATCCATATTTATAGAATGATTAAACTCTAGTGACAATCcaaataaaacattaatgaaattatttcgaatatttattttgtcagcataattgtaattattgtaatatttttctattaacTTGTTCATATaacaaaatgataaaaatgttatattttcaaaaaaatctGATTCTGGACGTTTATCTCCACCCCTATTCCAAATTGAGTCCGAATGAACAAGATAAAAACATCCATAAAGTTCTAAAGATTCACCATTTTTAcaatcatttatatatttaatactTAAAGcatcattattaaaataattcataaatatttcaccCAACTCCTTACTTTTATTCATAACATGAAGCATATCACTAGCCATCTTTTCtccatatatacatatatatgtaatgtCACAGAAAAATCTGCAACACTTTAAAACTGAAACTAAAAAACTTGGTCCCAAATTCGACTAATTATAAATGTTTTcctaaaaaattatgtgaaatattatgaacagttcataaaaaaaaaaaaaaaaacgctATCTGTGTGGTACTTACAATATCTTAAATAAAacagtaaaaaataataaaatagaaagcttgaaaaaaaaaaataatatttgtataaattattacattCAACCATCCAGATTAATTAAATactattactattattattttaacgGTTCCCCcaaaaaaatcataaatatataaaatgaagCATAAATTTCCCTTAATTATAGTGTGGCAATATATGGCAAGCTAAAAATAATACGTTTTATTTCACGTTAATGCAactaatttaaaaaattaattaaaaaagctTTTTGAAATGACACAAAAGGTGGGGAATAAAACGCGTATTTATAACATGTacaaatatgaataatttattttgaaaagcTGGCTATACCCATGCATATTGTGTAAAtgttatatacatatgtaaatattGCCTGTGCATATTGTTGGCAATATTACATGTACAAGCAAGGTATTTTTGGCTACAAAATTACATAAATGTGAATAcagtttattatattatacacGTTGTTATATACTATTTGTGTGCCCACGCATTATGCATATTGTGCCAATATATGTGGGACTAATTCAACACTTTTCGCATACtctcaaaaatataattgacattattattatttttttaaattttttattcaagttttttaattaaaaaaaataaatgtacataaaatatatatgttttacaTGCATCGTGCatacaatatattatatgtcCAATGGATGCATTAACtgttcatttttaaaacttgCATATAAACCATatatcaatttttatagctttgataaaaatagacGAACATAAGAAATGTATTTTAACGAAAAGtacacaaatatatacacacaaTGCAAGCAAAATGATTTCATATTTCTCCtgtttattcttttttttttttttttagcatTTCATAGGACTAGCGAATAAAAAAACGTTGTGCTAAAATGTTGCATTGTTTTGtgattaaaataaaaattataaataataattgatAATGTTGAATTATAATCggatataatgataaatgtAAAGGAACACATATTATGCAAGTTTTacataaacaaaaaaaaaaaaaaaaaatttacacAAATATAGTATGTCGAGTTTCCGATTACTACCTAGTTACGggattaaaaaataaaaaaaattatttgaataagGAAAATGTGGTAATAACTGCATTTATTTTCCTAAATCAGCTAGCTACACttcttatattattttagcTTTATTCtccattaattttttttttttttccctaGCTATTCTTTTAGCACGTTCTAAAGGAGTTTCTTCAATTATTGTTGGTACATCTGTATTGTCAGGTTTATTTTGTGCATCTTGTTTATCTGAAATAAATCTATTTGCATTATGattaatttcattatttttatcacaaGCTTCCCAATTATCTGTTTTAATATCA encodes the following:
- a CDS encoding ADP-ribosylation factor, putative, which codes for MGLLVSRLFNRLFQKKDVRILMVGLDAAGKTTILYKVKLGEVVTTIPTIGFNVETVEFRNISFTVWDVGGQDKIRPLWRHYYSNTDGLIFVVDSNDRERIDDAREELHRMINEEELKDAIILVFANKQDLPNAMSAAEVTEKLHLNTIRERNWFIQSTCATRGDGLYEGFDWLTTHLNNAK